TTTGAGTTCCATGCTTTCGTGACAGGTCATACACTGGGCGTGATAGGCCGCCTTGAGAGCCGGACGTCCGCCCTGTTCTTTAGCTGCAGCATTTGCGTGACAGCTTGCACAGCTCGGAGGAGTCTTGGATGCAGGGCTGTTGTGATGACAGCTTGCACAGACAGTCAGAGGAGTGCTGTGGAACGTGTTGGCCAGGGAATTGCTCTTCATGTTCTCCACCAAAGTGAATATAATCTTACGGTGGGGAAGCTTGCTTTCTTTGTATTCGTTTTCCAGAGCGTTGATGGTTACGAATTCAGGAATATCAGCAGTTTCGAGCATTACCGGAGAAGTAGGCCTTTCGATGATAAGGTCTTTAGCAAGCTCAGCCTTGGCGGAGGCGTCAAGAGCTGCCGGGTTGGTATCATCTTTAGGAGCTTCGTGGCAGACAACACATGTTGTTTCGGACTGAATAACCTTTTTAGGCATCAGCTCATGGCAACCAGCACAGTTGGGATCTTTCTGTTTGATGGCGTGACAACCTACACAGCTTTGTGGACTGTCGGGGTTGTGCATAGCCTGATCGAGAGTGATGAAACCACCGTCTTTAGAACCTAGCTCGGTGTGACATTCCGAGCATGATTTCTTAAGAGTTTGATGATGGCATGATCCACATGATTCTGTGACGTTTTCGTGAGCCTTGTGATTGAAAGCGACCGGAGACATCTTGCCTTTGACTTCTGTCTTGGCAGCGGAATCTTTTGGTGCCGGTGCAGTCAGCAGGACAGCATCAGGCTGCTTTCTGGGCAGACGGGGCAATATACCGCCCATTTTTTTCAGCAACTGAGCGTCATCAGCTTTAATGTCTGCTGCTTCGGCGAGGCCATGACATCCGGCACACTGAACGGGGCCGAACTTTTTGGCTTTGGCTGCTGCCAGGTCCAAATGACAGGTTACGCACTGGCTGTGGAAAGCTTCTGAAGTGTTTTTCTTCACATCGCCTTCTGGTTTGGCAGTGTGACAGATACCACAGTTTTCTTCCTGTCCTTTCACGTATACGAGCTTCTGTGTTGCTTTATCGTATTCGTGGTGACAGCTTCCACAGTTTGTTTCCTGACCCTTGTCATTTTCAATGATTTTTGAGTCCCAGTGACGGAAATGCAAGGTTTTATCCATGCTCGCTGTTGCGCGTTCCGCTTTGTACTCAGGGTCAGCCTGATGACAGCTGCGACATTCTCCGACCTGAGGGCCGGTTTTTTTGCCTGCAGCGGCATCCTTCGCGTGACAGCTTATGCAGCCGTTGTGGTAAATTTCCTTTAACTTCTCAGGAGTGCCGTCCTCAACCCGCATAAATTTAAGCGAGGTGACATCCTTGTTTTTCTGGTGACATGCAGTACAGTCTTTACCCTGTTCTGCCGCCGCCTTGGTGTGTGCATCGTGTAGAAACACGACCGCAGGCAATTCCAGTTTTTGCTGAGCGGCAATGGCGTCGATCATAATAAGATCAGGACGCTGTTTACCTTCACCCTGCGGGGTTCCTACCATACTCATTGCTTCCAAGTGGAAGCCGAGTACCCCAGCTAGGACGATCAGAATGCTGGACAATCGCAATAATTTTTTCCCGTTTGCCATAATTTCGATCCCCTCTCTCAAAGCATTGGACGATGTAGCTGTATGCTCAGACGTCCTTTGTTGCCCCGTCTCGTGATTTCCGGATTCGCTGACTCATATTCCCTCAGCGGGAGCAGCCAGCATTAAAAACCCGGGCACACAGATTCGATGCGCTTCATTCCCTATCTGTTAAGTTGGTATTAATACCTACTCGTTTGATAGGTATTTTTACCTGCCTGTTAGGTATGTTAATATTTGTAGTCTCGTCAAGGGGGGTAGGAGTAAAAAACACTTCACTTTTATTGTTGATAACCGACTAAAATTGTCTGATTTTAAGTGTTTGTTATAAAAGCTTTTTATTATCAAAATAGGGGTTATTGGAGTTTCGCAGAGTTATTGAATTAATTTTTTTACGATTTTAAGAATTGCGTAACTGATGTGATTTAAATCTTTTTTTGATCATAATTTAAAGGTATTATGAGGAGATAAAAAAAGATCTTACGATGATTAATCGTAAGATCTTAAAATTTATTGGTCGGAATAAGAATATTTTAATTTTTAGCCTATGGCCGTGATATAATTACTTAGGGGCTCGATATTTTGAGTCAGCGGTTTTTTTATGTGAAGTTTTCGTGGTGTGAGAAATGCCGGATAAGCCATCTGTCCTTCTTCTTTCATATTTCTGTGCATCTTTTGAAAGAGGTATAATTGTTAATACTTCTTCTTGTTCGCTATATAATATTTTGTAGGACATCCTACTTCCATCAGCTACAGCTTCTACTGGAGTCGCGACGACTTCCCACAATCCGCATGTAAAAAGATCGGCAACTCCATGAAATAATGCCCGGCTTGCTTTTGCGCCGCCTGAGTAACCATCAACGAATGAAAAAATATCATATTCAACTGAGCCATCCGCCCGTTTAACTGTACTGATAGGTTGTCCGAATTCTCCAAGCATTACAGATCTTGCTTGTCCTTCAATTATCATGGACATTTCTTTTCCGTCTGGCTGATTCGCGGCCATATATACTGAGCATCCGCTAATGTTTATTAACAGTCCCATTACAATAAGTGTAAACATAGCATTTAACTTCATAATAATTCCTTTTTAGTAATTAATAAATAATTAAAATATTAATTATTCGTTTATTTATATTATTATGATGTGTCAATGGATATTTATTATCTATGTGTGCATTGATATGAATTCTTTTTAAGGTGTAATTTATTTATTATTCGTATTCTAGATAGATTCTTTATAGGTAAACTGGGATTAACCTTTTTTAACCTGCCAATTCATTAAAAAACTGAAATCATTGCTAGGTATAGAATATCGGAGCTGACAAAAAGGATGACATGATGTGGGTTCATATATAATACTTATTAAAACTCTAGGTTAGGCTTAGTAATATTTCTCCTTCCAGAGTATAACTAATAAGAATATGTGAGTGTTTTCAATATGCCGGATAAGAAACAGCCTTTTGCCGCGGCTCCAGAAATACAGGCTCAAGATCAAGAAAGTGAGCCTTTACTTGATGAAAATACTTTGAAGCCGGATGAACGATTATCCCCCAAGGATATTGATTTCCAGCCTCCTTTAGTGATCTGTCTTTCTATCATAAGCAGACTCATGGGTAAGCCTGTTTCTTCGGCAACTCTGAAGGCTGGTATTCCGCAGCAGGGCGGGGTCATCACGGCGGCTTCTATCGTCCGGGCCGCAGAACATATCGGAATAAAAGCAAAGACCGTACACCGTCCTAAATTAAGATCAATATCAAAGCTGGTGTTACCCAGTATATTGCTTATGCGGGGCGGTAATGCTTGTGTGTTGATTGATACCACAGAGGACACAGCGCGTGTAATGATCCCGGGTAACGGGATGGATGAATCTGAGATTCCGTTAACTGAGCTTGAAGACGAATATACTGGTTATGCCATTTTTACTCACCGGGCGAGTAAGCTTGATAAACGGGCAAGCGAATTTAA
This genomic stretch from Maridesulfovibrio ferrireducens harbors:
- the hmcA gene encoding sulfate respiration complex hexadecaheme cytochrome HmcA, with the protein product MANGKKLLRLSSILIVLAGVLGFHLEAMSMVGTPQGEGKQRPDLIMIDAIAAQQKLELPAVVFLHDAHTKAAAEQGKDCTACHQKNKDVTSLKFMRVEDGTPEKLKEIYHNGCISCHAKDAAAGKKTGPQVGECRSCHQADPEYKAERATASMDKTLHFRHWDSKIIENDKGQETNCGSCHHEYDKATQKLVYVKGQEENCGICHTAKPEGDVKKNTSEAFHSQCVTCHLDLAAAKAKKFGPVQCAGCHGLAEAADIKADDAQLLKKMGGILPRLPRKQPDAVLLTAPAPKDSAAKTEVKGKMSPVAFNHKAHENVTESCGSCHHQTLKKSCSECHTELGSKDGGFITLDQAMHNPDSPQSCVGCHAIKQKDPNCAGCHELMPKKVIQSETTCVVCHEAPKDDTNPAALDASAKAELAKDLIIERPTSPVMLETADIPEFVTINALENEYKESKLPHRKIIFTLVENMKSNSLANTFHSTPLTVCASCHHNSPASKTPPSCASCHANAAAKEQGGRPALKAAYHAQCMTCHESMELKKPASTDCSSCHEPKKNG